One genomic segment of Anaerobiospirillum thomasii includes these proteins:
- a CDS encoding MFS transporter, with translation MLKEKIYNLSLRALSFFSHWKSDKSSITKDQYLNAKMATILAFFAAGLSTAPWASVVPYVKMRLDLNEMHYASIILCFGLGAVIGMPLTGYIVSKTGVKKVILLSLATLYGSMLLLTLESITLPLAYASALIWGMSLGVLDVANNIHAALLEKLSGKHLMSRFHGFFTLGCIFAAVFFTLLLYASLHTFSVALMLSIFGIILTLALYPRLIDTKGEYTDEKDSSASSSSKFKVSYILVILGIIALIMYLTEGMVYDWSGVYLIEKGSVAIELATLGYLAFEGAITLMRFFGDSLVQKTGELRLLTIGSVTGAAALFTIASTQDPYLMLISFFIAGLSLANIVPVMFSLAAKTDAVHQGKAIAFVGTLGYSGLLLGPGILGAIATLTSLSTMFVFVALLCLVMALLSFITLRGSRHAAP, from the coding sequence ATGTTAAAGGAAAAAATCTACAATCTGTCACTAAGAGCTTTGTCATTTTTCTCACACTGGAAAAGTGATAAAAGCTCTATAACAAAAGATCAGTATCTAAATGCAAAAATGGCTACCATTCTGGCCTTTTTTGCTGCCGGTCTGTCAACTGCACCATGGGCCTCCGTGGTGCCCTATGTCAAAATGCGTCTTGATTTAAATGAGATGCATTATGCCAGCATCATTTTATGTTTTGGCCTGGGCGCAGTTATAGGTATGCCTCTGACAGGCTATATAGTCTCAAAAACAGGTGTCAAAAAAGTCATACTACTCTCGCTTGCCACCCTTTATGGCAGTATGCTGCTTTTAACCCTTGAGTCTATAACACTGCCTCTTGCCTATGCCTCGGCCCTGATCTGGGGTATGTCACTTGGTGTGCTTGATGTTGCCAACAATATTCATGCAGCTCTTTTAGAAAAGCTCTCTGGCAAACATCTTATGTCACGCTTTCACGGATTTTTCACCTTAGGCTGCATTTTTGCCGCCGTGTTTTTCACCCTGCTTTTATATGCCTCGCTGCATACCTTCTCTGTAGCCCTGATGCTAAGCATCTTTGGTATAATTCTAACCCTGGCCCTTTATCCGCGCCTTATTGATACTAAAGGCGAGTACACTGATGAAAAAGACAGCTCAGCCTCATCATCCTCTAAATTTAAAGTAAGCTATATACTTGTTATCTTAGGTATCATCGCTCTTATTATGTATCTTACAGAGGGCATGGTCTATGACTGGTCTGGTGTCTATCTTATTGAAAAGGGCTCTGTGGCCATTGAGCTTGCCACCCTTGGCTATCTTGCCTTTGAAGGGGCCATTACCCTCATGCGCTTTTTTGGCGACTCCCTTGTACAAAAGACAGGCGAGCTGCGTCTTTTAACCATAGGATCTGTCACAGGTGCCGCAGCTTTGTTTACCATAGCCTCAACCCAAGATCCTTATCTTATGCTTATAAGCTTTTTCATTGCAGGTCTGTCACTTGCCAATATTGTGCCTGTAATGTTCTCGCTTGCAGCTAAAACTGACGCTGTACATCAGGGCAAAGCTATTGCCTTTGTAGGCACGCTTGGCTATTCAGGTCTGCTTTTAGGACCTGGAATTCTAGGTGCCATTGCCACACTGACATCACTTTCAACCATGTTTGTCTTTGTAGCCCTGCTCTGTCTTGTCATGGCCCTGCTCTCCTTTATAACCTTAAGAGGCTCACGCCATGCAGCTCCATGA
- a CDS encoding nucleoside hydrolase — protein sequence MRKIIIDTDIGIDDAFAIYFASKLFDVIGITTVNGNVTANMATKNAKLFNAKNHLSIPVYKGAQRALAIDNTPPIFEVHGADGMGQVYDNPFDDNAPDAISFILDTVKKHKGEITLVAIGPLTNIAMALMLEPDLADYVKELVIMGGAFGTNGHTGNMSQFAEFNIYKDPHAADMVFRSNLNITVIPLDVTYEVLVNGDEIESTHNQFLIDISKFYLDFSQKEEGFYGMAIHDALTLSYLYNKDFFTIKRSPVRVATSGINFGQTMMPLSSMKVSDPNFEGLCEHNLALYVDVKAVKDHFLKTISM from the coding sequence ATGCGTAAAATTATAATTGATACAGATATTGGTATTGATGATGCCTTTGCTATATATTTTGCCTCAAAACTCTTTGATGTTATAGGCATAACCACCGTCAACGGCAACGTAACTGCCAATATGGCCACTAAAAATGCCAAACTCTTTAATGCAAAGAACCATCTGTCCATACCTGTCTATAAGGGAGCACAAAGAGCTCTTGCCATAGACAATACCCCGCCTATTTTTGAGGTGCATGGTGCAGACGGCATGGGTCAGGTGTATGACAATCCATTTGATGATAACGCACCTGATGCCATAAGCTTTATTTTAGATACAGTCAAAAAACACAAAGGTGAGATAACTTTAGTGGCCATTGGCCCTCTTACCAATATAGCTATGGCACTTATGCTAGAGCCTGATCTTGCAGACTATGTCAAAGAGCTTGTAATCATGGGCGGTGCCTTTGGAACCAACGGCCACACCGGCAATATGAGTCAGTTTGCTGAATTTAATATCTACAAAGATCCACATGCTGCCGACATGGTGTTTCGCTCCAATCTTAATATCACTGTAATTCCTCTTGATGTAACCTATGAGGTTTTAGTCAACGGTGATGAGATTGAGTCTACACATAATCAGTTTTTAATTGATATCTCAAAGTTCTACCTTGATTTTTCTCAAAAGGAAGAGGGTTTTTACGGCATGGCCATACACGATGCCCTGACCCTGTCCTACCTTTATAATAAAGACTTCTTTACCATAAAAAGAAGCCCTGTGCGTGTAGCTACCTCTGGTATCAACTTTGGTCAGACCATGATGCCGCTCTCTTCCATGAAAGTAAGCGATCCAAACTTTGAGGGCCTGTGCGAGCATAATCTTGCCCTTTATGTAGATGTCAAAGCTGTAAAGGATCATTTCTTAAAGACTATAAGCATGTAA
- the pepT gene encoding peptidase T translates to MDLEQRLVDNFIRYVKTPSQSDASVKTVPSTQGQMDMALILKKELEDLGFENIVLDEHAILTAVLKGNCEGDTIGFVSHLDTVDVSLSPEVKPQILKFTGEDVLLNKDLDIKISVAQHPELNHYKDMDIIFTDGTSVLGADNKAAMANIMTAFEYIIKNNLPHGDLHVAFVPDEETGLKGSKLLTRERFNVDYAYTIDSCRLGEIVYETFNAGAASLKIKGVSAHPMSAKGVLVNPLLVAHDFMNMFDREQTPEFTDKKDGYWWFVGCKSDPLYCTLDMHIRDFDKDNYKRRKDYIKECVQTLKLMHPKAQIELEMEDIYANIANNVSRDDKPVAMLYEAADDLGIKPITIAMRGGTDGSALSPAGIVTPNYFTGAHNFHSYCEFLPIPSFVKSLKMTLRLIEKACGR, encoded by the coding sequence ATGGATTTAGAGCAAAGATTAGTTGATAATTTCATACGCTATGTAAAAACCCCATCACAGTCAGATGCATCTGTTAAAACTGTACCTTCAACTCAAGGTCAGATGGACATGGCTTTAATTTTAAAAAAAGAGCTTGAGGATCTTGGCTTTGAAAATATTGTGCTTGATGAGCATGCCATTTTAACAGCAGTGCTCAAGGGCAACTGTGAAGGTGACACCATAGGTTTTGTCTCCCATCTTGATACTGTGGATGTCTCCTTAAGCCCTGAGGTCAAACCTCAGATTTTAAAATTTACCGGTGAGGATGTGCTTTTAAACAAGGATCTTGATATCAAGATTTCAGTTGCACAGCATCCTGAGCTTAATCATTATAAGGATATGGATATTATCTTCACCGACGGCACCTCAGTGCTTGGTGCTGACAACAAGGCAGCCATGGCCAATATCATGACAGCCTTTGAGTATATTATTAAAAACAATCTGCCCCATGGCGATCTGCATGTGGCCTTTGTTCCTGATGAGGAAACCGGTCTTAAAGGCTCCAAGCTTTTAACCAGGGAGAGATTCAATGTTGATTATGCCTATACCATTGACAGCTGTCGCTTAGGCGAGATTGTCTATGAGACCTTCAATGCAGGTGCCGCAAGCCTTAAAATCAAGGGTGTGAGCGCCCACCCAATGTCTGCCAAGGGTGTTTTAGTCAATCCTCTGCTTGTAGCTCATGATTTTATGAATATGTTTGACAGAGAGCAGACACCTGAGTTTACCGATAAAAAGGATGGCTACTGGTGGTTTGTAGGCTGCAAGTCAGATCCTCTGTACTGCACACTTGATATGCATATACGTGATTTTGACAAGGACAATTATAAAAGACGTAAAGATTATATAAAAGAGTGTGTACAGACTCTAAAGCTTATGCATCCAAAGGCTCAGATTGAACTTGAGATGGAGGATATATATGCCAATATTGCCAATAATGTCAGCAGAGATGACAAGCCTGTAGCTATGCTCTATGAGGCAGCAGATGATCTTGGCATCAAGCCTATAACCATAGCCATGCGCGGCGGCACCGACGGTTCGGCCTTATCACCTGCCGGTATTGTCACCCCAAATTATTTTACAGGTGCGCATAATTTCCACTCATACTGTGAATTTCTGCCAATACCTTCATTTGTAAAATCACTTAAGATGACATTAAGACTGATTGAAAAGGCCTGCGGCCGCTAG
- a CDS encoding helix-turn-helix domain-containing protein → MQLHDRVFKKEDIKELVIHSLSLLKAPACILDEDENYTELLGIDNNCNPLVSSPDLKKCIKDFAMRHNKFSVYYDSEHIFFLIFALSGKDTQSDNNDTGCRQYLVSGPLTVNYVSATELKDYTLRHNVLSDAIVQHTLRSTKLIASMISFLLYGHNLNAEPYIKVPGNSSNSSKLNESLSAVMHYHIGINEPHNSHEYEINIKKAIARGDDEHILDIIHAPFAGVRGKIALNELRNIKNLAIVDITIISREVIDCGLSSEHIYSVGDAFILRIEKARSAEEVTAIYNEAALTFAREVKNFKHTNSLPSDERIKKAIVYIDKNLTERIRVNDIAAHLNISADYLQDLFKKHLDMSVATYVHYQKIKKAKLLIKNTDMKIEDIAMSLGFTNASNFVTFFKRALNVSPLKYRNLSDIRDLD, encoded by the coding sequence ATGCAGCTCCATGACAGAGTTTTTAAAAAAGAAGATATAAAAGAGCTTGTCATTCACTCGCTCTCTCTTTTAAAGGCCCCGGCCTGTATACTTGATGAAGATGAAAACTATACAGAGCTGCTTGGCATTGATAATAACTGCAATCCTCTAGTCTCATCGCCAGATCTTAAAAAGTGCATTAAAGATTTTGCCATGCGGCATAATAAGTTCTCTGTCTATTATGACAGCGAGCATATTTTCTTTTTAATCTTTGCCCTGTCAGGTAAGGATACACAGAGTGATAACAATGACACGGGCTGCAGACAATATCTTGTCTCAGGTCCGCTTACAGTCAATTATGTAAGCGCCACTGAGCTTAAGGATTATACACTGCGCCACAATGTGCTCTCAGATGCCATTGTGCAGCATACATTGCGCAGCACCAAGCTTATTGCCTCTATGATCTCCTTTTTGCTCTATGGGCATAATTTAAATGCAGAACCTTATATCAAGGTGCCTGGCAACAGCAGCAACAGCAGCAAGCTAAATGAAAGCCTGTCTGCTGTCATGCACTATCATATAGGCATCAATGAACCGCACAATTCACATGAGTATGAGATCAATATTAAAAAGGCCATAGCCAGAGGCGATGATGAGCATATTCTTGATATTATCCATGCCCCTTTTGCAGGTGTGCGCGGCAAGATTGCGCTCAATGAACTGCGCAATATTAAAAATCTGGCCATTGTGGATATAACTATAATCTCACGCGAGGTTATTGACTGCGGTCTTAGCTCTGAGCATATATACTCAGTTGGCGATGCCTTTATACTGCGAATTGAAAAGGCCCGATCGGCAGAAGAGGTCACAGCCATATACAATGAGGCGGCACTGACCTTTGCCCGTGAGGTTAAAAACTTTAAACACACCAACAGTCTGCCTTCAGATGAAAGAATCAAAAAGGCCATAGTCTATATTGACAAAAATCTTACCGAGCGCATACGCGTCAATGATATTGCAGCACATTTAAATATTTCAGCTGACTATCTGCAGGATCTGTTTAAAAAACATCTTGATATGTCAGTTGCCACCTATGTGCATTATCAGAAGATAAAAAAGGCCAAGCTTTTAATTAAAAACACTGATATGAAGATTGAGGATATTGCCATGTCACTTGGCTTTACCAATGCCTCAAACTTTGTGACCTTCTTTAAAAGGGCTTTGAACGTCAGTCCGCTTAAGTACAGAAATCTCTCTGACATAAGAGATCTGGATTAA
- a CDS encoding MFS transporter: MLQKNMLKFALLSASFLLVTGYAITYCIPDYQKLFVGYSDAAIEFLVTISALAVMVVMFISDFVSRLIGKKNTVLLGLVVVTASSFMSAMVTSYEMMFVSRLIFGVGLGLINALAISMIDDFFTGNECATMMGLRNAVEGFGQTALVAIAGFVYESYGYAYVPYVYLSAVPIFLIFMLFVPSDDKTVTAKSETKVESAVTGASGGKTFIPLNALPHCLILLFTVLVSVGFFIKIHPLLQLNNLDESHASSLMTAISFCTMAGGCIFGIIYKKIKYFSLLAALLLTGLSCLILVMASNVTVFYLACCINGLAYPLIISYIFNMIGSLSKRTSNILVTSWMLIGCNVGAFAAPAGFVLISTISGNQSTEFAFLCFGVIFLVILALSIVFKKHFIIEQEMSV, translated from the coding sequence ATGTTGCAGAAAAATATGCTTAAATTTGCACTGTTATCGGCATCCTTCCTGCTCGTTACAGGTTATGCCATAACTTACTGTATTCCAGACTATCAGAAACTCTTTGTAGGCTATTCAGATGCCGCCATTGAGTTTTTAGTTACCATCTCGGCTTTAGCTGTAATGGTGGTAATGTTTATCTCTGATTTTGTATCAAGACTTATTGGCAAGAAAAATACTGTGCTTTTAGGTCTTGTGGTTGTGACTGCCTCATCTTTTATGTCAGCTATGGTGACTAGTTATGAGATGATGTTTGTCTCACGTCTTATCTTTGGTGTAGGTCTTGGTCTTATCAATGCCCTGGCCATCTCCATGATTGATGATTTCTTTACCGGCAATGAATGTGCCACCATGATGGGTCTTAGAAATGCTGTAGAGGGCTTTGGACAGACTGCACTTGTGGCCATTGCAGGCTTTGTTTATGAAAGCTATGGCTATGCCTATGTGCCATATGTTTATCTAAGCGCTGTGCCAATCTTCCTGATCTTTATGCTCTTTGTGCCATCTGATGACAAGACAGTTACAGCAAAGAGTGAGACAAAGGTAGAGAGTGCTGTCACAGGCGCATCTGGCGGCAAAACCTTTATTCCTTTGAATGCGCTGCCTCACTGTCTTATTCTTCTCTTTACTGTGCTTGTATCCGTAGGCTTTTTTATCAAGATCCACCCATTGCTGCAGCTTAATAATCTTGATGAGTCACATGCCTCATCACTTATGACAGCAATTTCCTTCTGTACCATGGCAGGCGGCTGTATCTTTGGTATTATCTATAAAAAGATTAAATACTTCTCACTGCTTGCAGCGTTGCTTTTAACCGGTCTGTCATGCCTGATTCTGGTTATGGCCAGCAATGTGACAGTGTTCTATCTTGCCTGCTGCATCAATGGCCTGGCCTATCCTCTTATTATCTCCTATATCTTTAATATGATAGGATCGCTCTCAAAGCGCACCTCCAACATTCTTGTAACCTCATGGATGTTAATTGGCTGTAACGTAGGTGCCTTTGCAGCTCCTGCAGGCTTTGTGCTTATTAGCACCATCTCTGGCAATCAAAGCACTGAGTTTGCATTTTTATGCTTTGGTGTAATCTTCCTTGTGATACTGGCTTTAAGTATAGTCTTTAAAAAGCACTTTATCATTGAGCAGGAGATGAGCGTCTAA
- the rimO gene encoding 30S ribosomal protein S12 methylthiotransferase RimO, with translation MQKIPSIGIVSLGCAKNLVDTQRLTSLLVARGYQIKDEYDSCDLIIVNTCGFVAPAIKESLEAIGVALEHSQKVIVMGCLGSNDKLILQNYPNVLAVYGPGMRASVMRGVIKAIGEPPQDAVQRVNPSGILLTPPHYAYVKVAEGCRHRCSFCIIPKLRGPLRSRSVDHIYAECSDLVKNGVKELLVIAQDSSDYGIDLKEKSSIYDLCLKLSELKRWIRVHYVYPSAAADSLVELMADRKIVPYIDVPLQHAHPDVLKAMRRPGNIEKTLKTIERWREICPDIAIRSTFIAGFPGETDEQFNFLLDFLKEAKLDRVGCFAYSDVEGAAANSIEPSVPFDVRQDRVARLMELQEQISYAKLQQRIGKSYEIIVDSVTDEHVAIGRSMYESPDIDGQIFIEDARGIRAGDIVKAIITQADAHDMNAMLPSKYNQTTIPFARV, from the coding sequence ATGCAAAAAATTCCAAGTATAGGCATTGTCTCTTTGGGCTGTGCCAAAAACCTTGTAGACACACAGCGCCTGACCTCACTGCTTGTAGCACGCGGCTATCAGATAAAGGATGAGTATGACAGCTGTGATCTTATTATTGTCAACACCTGCGGCTTTGTTGCCCCTGCCATCAAGGAATCACTTGAGGCTATAGGTGTGGCCCTTGAGCACTCTCAGAAGGTTATAGTCATGGGCTGTCTTGGCAGCAATGACAAGCTTATTTTACAAAATTATCCCAATGTACTTGCAGTCTATGGACCTGGCATGCGAGCCTCCGTCATGCGCGGTGTGATAAAGGCCATAGGTGAGCCGCCGCAGGATGCTGTGCAGAGAGTAAATCCTTCAGGTATACTTTTAACCCCGCCGCACTATGCCTATGTCAAGGTGGCAGAGGGCTGCCGCCACCGCTGCTCATTCTGCATCATTCCTAAACTGCGCGGTCCTCTGCGCTCACGCAGTGTCGATCATATCTATGCTGAATGCTCCGATCTGGTTAAAAACGGTGTTAAAGAGCTTTTAGTTATTGCGCAGGACTCATCTGACTATGGTATAGATCTTAAAGAAAAAAGCTCAATTTACGATCTGTGCCTTAAACTCTCAGAGCTAAAACGCTGGATACGCGTGCACTATGTCTATCCGTCAGCAGCCGCTGACAGCCTCGTTGAGCTTATGGCCGACAGAAAAATAGTGCCTTACATTGATGTGCCGCTGCAGCATGCCCACCCTGATGTGCTAAAGGCCATGCGTCGTCCTGGCAATATTGAAAAGACCTTAAAGACCATTGAAAGATGGAGAGAGATCTGTCCTGATATTGCCATACGCTCTACCTTTATTGCAGGCTTTCCTGGTGAGACAGACGAGCAGTTTAACTTCCTGCTTGATTTTCTAAAGGAGGCTAAGCTTGACAGAGTTGGCTGCTTTGCCTATTCAGATGTAGAAGGAGCAGCTGCCAACAGCATAGAGCCATCTGTACCATTTGATGTAAGACAGGACAGAGTGGCAAGGCTTATGGAGCTGCAGGAGCAGATCTCCTATGCCAAGCTGCAACAGCGCATTGGCAAAAGCTATGAGATTATAGTAGACAGTGTGACCGATGAGCATGTGGCCATTGGCAGATCCATGTATGAATCACCAGATATTGACGGTCAGATCTTTATTGAAGATGCAAGAGGCATACGTGCAGGTGATATTGTAAAGGCTATTATCACTCAGGCCGATGCCCATGATATGAATGCCATGCTGCCATCTAAGTACAATCAGACAACAATACCTTTTGCCAGGGTTTAA
- the sstT gene encoding serine/threonine transporter SstT — protein sequence MSESRNPQALLASTLNKVPFIMQILAGLIIGVIIGAIYPNDHTVLPTMGSLFVKALKSVAPILVFVLVAAAIARHEKGTQSNMRPIVVVYFISMVLASTLALSMSYIFPSTFSELASAADDLSPPQGIAEVLTNFVNQAIDNPVTALMNGNYIAILFWAIALGLMFRTAHDNTKKVLEDLTQSVAGVVRIIIRFAPLGVMGLVYSSVTQEGGFANLLNYVHVLLVLIGSMLLIGFVLNAGIVYYMTRENPYPLIFTCVARSGVTAFFTRSSAANLPVNLALCEKLNLPRETYTISIPLGATINMSGAAVTIVIMTMAAVHTLGIEVDFFSALLMSISAVLCACGASGVAGGSLMLIPLACSIFGIGNDVAMQIVGIGFIIGVLQDSTETALNSFTDVLFTAAVCKRAQRLQKKAEQKAAAQ from the coding sequence ATGTCAGAATCAAGAAATCCGCAGGCACTTTTAGCCAGCACCCTCAACAAGGTGCCGTTTATTATGCAGATCCTTGCAGGTCTTATCATCGGTGTCATCATAGGAGCCATCTATCCAAACGATCACACTGTTCTTCCAACTATGGGATCTTTATTTGTAAAGGCTCTCAAATCGGTTGCCCCTATTTTGGTTTTTGTGCTTGTAGCAGCAGCCATTGCCCGTCATGAAAAGGGCACACAGAGCAATATGCGCCCTATTGTGGTTGTCTATTTTATCTCCATGGTGCTGGCCTCTACCCTGGCCCTGTCCATGAGCTATATCTTCCCAAGCACCTTCTCAGAGCTTGCCAGTGCCGCTGATGACTTAAGTCCGCCACAGGGTATTGCCGAGGTTTTAACCAACTTTGTAAATCAGGCAATTGACAATCCAGTCACCGCTCTTATGAACGGCAACTATATTGCCATTTTATTCTGGGCTATTGCTTTAGGTCTAATGTTCAGAACAGCTCATGACAATACCAAAAAGGTACTTGAGGATTTAACACAGAGCGTAGCTGGTGTGGTACGTATCATCATCCGCTTTGCCCCACTTGGTGTTATGGGTCTTGTCTACTCATCAGTGACACAGGAAGGCGGCTTTGCCAATCTTTTAAACTATGTACACGTACTTTTAGTACTCATAGGCTCCATGCTGCTCATTGGCTTTGTGCTAAATGCCGGCATTGTCTATTACATGACACGTGAAAATCCATATCCGCTTATTTTCACCTGCGTTGCAAGATCAGGCGTAACAGCCTTCTTTACCAGATCATCTGCAGCCAATCTGCCTGTAAATCTGGCCTTATGTGAAAAACTCAATCTGCCACGTGAAACCTATACCATCTCTATTCCATTAGGTGCCACCATCAATATGTCAGGTGCTGCTGTAACCATAGTTATCATGACCATGGCAGCTGTACACACCCTAGGTATTGAGGTTGACTTCTTCTCTGCTCTTTTAATGTCCATCTCAGCTGTACTGTGTGCCTGTGGTGCCTCAGGTGTAGCCGGCGGCTCATTAATGCTTATTCCTCTTGCCTGCTCCATCTTTGGTATTGGCAATGATGTAGCCATGCAGATTGTAGGTATTGGCTTTATTATCGGTGTGCTGCAGGACTCAACAGAAACTGCCCTCAACAGCTTTACCGACGTGCTCTTTACAGCAGCAGTATGCAAGAGAGCACAGAGACTGCAGAAAAAGGCTGAGCAAAAAGCCGCAGCTCAATAA
- a CDS encoding AbgT family transporter has protein sequence MSENIDTSQQSALNRFLNFIERAGNKLPHITMLFIYALIIALILSFALSYINFDYVHPKTGEKIAILNMLAPGNIIDLMVKSVSNFMAFPPLGITIVATLGIGIAEGSGFINVLLKKLLSITPRKYLTPAVITVAVFCHLASDSVYVVLMPVSALMFYACGRHPLAGIACSFAGLAGGFTASFTPSIIDPVMQGFTQAAAHTIDPAYQVNVLCNYFFALGGTIFVILSCWYVTDRIVEPRLNQTMPVDNDIKDDPELAIHDLHEHEKKAFSKAVWAEFALLALIFAICYPESSIMRAPDGSLTSPQSPVMQGLVPILFLVFSTPGLVYGIASGSFKSTTDVIKAMENVMRMLLSFIVFCFFAAQFLYVFGQSNIGALLAISGAEFLRDLGMPSGITLFGIILLTGMLNILITSATSKWAILSTIFVPMLMMLGISPELTQAAFRVSDSSVNVSTPLFPFYPLLIMYCQRYAKNAGVGTLCSMMIPYTVALMIVLTAVLYAFWMLEIPLGFDSGYTYDKPLP, from the coding sequence ATGTCAGAAAATATTGATACCTCACAGCAGAGCGCCTTAAACCGCTTTTTAAACTTTATTGAAAGAGCAGGCAATAAACTTCCGCACATTACCATGCTCTTTATCTATGCCCTTATCATTGCGCTTATTCTTTCTTTTGCCCTGTCATATATCAACTTTGATTATGTGCATCCAAAAACCGGAGAGAAGATTGCCATTTTAAATATGCTGGCCCCTGGCAATATTATTGATCTTATGGTCAAGTCAGTGTCAAACTTCATGGCCTTCCCGCCTCTTGGCATTACCATTGTGGCTACACTGGGTATTGGTATTGCAGAGGGCTCTGGTTTTATCAATGTGCTTTTAAAGAAGCTTTTGAGCATTACCCCAAGAAAATATCTGACCCCGGCAGTTATTACAGTGGCTGTATTCTGCCATTTAGCCTCAGACAGTGTGTATGTAGTGCTTATGCCGGTTTCAGCTTTAATGTTCTATGCCTGTGGCCGTCATCCTTTAGCCGGCATTGCCTGCTCCTTTGCAGGTCTTGCAGGCGGCTTTACAGCAAGCTTCACTCCATCAATTATCGATCCTGTAATGCAGGGTTTTACACAGGCTGCAGCCCACACCATTGATCCTGCCTATCAGGTCAATGTACTGTGTAATTACTTCTTTGCCCTAGGCGGCACCATCTTTGTTATTCTCTCATGCTGGTATGTAACAGATAGGATTGTAGAGCCAAGACTTAATCAGACCATGCCTGTTGACAATGACATCAAGGATGATCCTGAGCTTGCCATTCATGATCTGCACGAGCATGAGAAAAAGGCCTTTAGCAAGGCTGTCTGGGCCGAGTTTGCTCTTTTAGCTCTGATCTTTGCCATCTGTTATCCAGAGTCATCCATCATGCGCGCCCCTGATGGCTCTTTAACCTCACCTCAGTCTCCTGTCATGCAGGGTCTGGTGCCAATTCTGTTTTTAGTCTTTTCAACACCTGGTCTTGTCTACGGTATTGCCTCAGGCTCATTCAAGAGCACCACTGATGTGATTAAGGCAATGGAAAATGTAATGCGCATGCTGCTGTCCTTTATTGTGTTCTGTTTCTTTGCAGCACAGTTTTTATATGTCTTTGGACAGTCAAATATAGGTGCACTGCTTGCCATCTCTGGAGCTGAGTTCCTGCGCGATCTGGGTATGCCATCTGGTATTACCCTCTTTGGTATTATTTTGCTCACAGGTATGCTTAATATTCTTATTACCTCAGCTACCTCAAAGTGGGCTATTCTCTCCACCATTTTCGTGCCTATGCTTATGATGCTTGGCATCTCACCTGAGCTTACACAGGCTGCCTTCCGCGTCTCTGACAGCTCGGTTAACGTATCAACACCGCTCTTCCCATTCTATCCGCTGCTTATTATGTACTGTCAGCGTTATGCCAAGAATGCAGGTGTGGGAACACTGTGCTCGATGATGATTCCATATACAGTGGCTCTTATGATAGTACTTACAGCTGTGCTCTATGCCTTCTGGATGCTTGAGATTCCACTGGGCTTTGACAGTGGCTATACCTACGACAAGCCATTGCCATAG